ACCCACTACACCATTCCCTTTGGTAGACGACGGATAAGCTGGTCCAGCACCAAGACATCGATGACTCCCTTGGCATCGAGCCAGCAGCCACTTCTGGCAGGTGTCTCGGAGCTTTTGAGTGAAGGCAAACGGGTGGctgcatccatccatcttcattgAACGGAAGAGTTGTCGGTTGCTCCGGGCTGCGACCTACAGGATGGTATTCCTCAAATCATCATTCACCAGGAGACTTGCTGTTTGTTGTTGTTGCGCCACGATTTGATCTTCCCCGGACAAAAAGATCTTGGCCATCCGCTTGAACAGATCCAGGAAGGCCTCGGGATCATCTTCTGTCCCCATCTTCATGAGGGCAACTGGGGACATGGGGGCTGCTGGGTCCATGGTCAGTGCCGAGGCTTTCTCCTGGTGTAGTAGGCTCCAgatcgcatgccggtcctctgcttgagcttggaGAGCCTCCTAGAATCGGTGATCCTGGTCCTGATATTACTCATGGTGCATACTGGCGAGGGACTTGATAACTTCTGCCAACTGTGAGGAATCAATGACAGCATATTTCCTCCAATTCTCCCAGGTTTTGGCATCAGTGTAAATATTAAAGGAAgggaggacacaggaaacttgGGCTTCAACTCAAAGGTATAACTTTTAATAAACCAACTCGAAGGGGCCTTTCAGCATAACACTCTTTAGCTTAACACACACAGTCTCTTTCAGAtgggtagctctctctctctctctctctctctctctctctctccctcgtctCTGGCGTGGTccctttttatttttctccccagtgcttactgtAATCAGAAACACATGTTAGACAATGTAGCGCTCAGGTGTGTtcacccttactgttttctctctctccggatgagcgcttgaccacgcccccgccgaCACAATTCCCTTTTCATTATGGCTTTAATTGAAAATTATACAACTCACAAATGTTTGTGACTGTAATGAGATCGTGGAATAAAATGTAGGCTAAAAATAAGCTAATAATTGCCCAAAACAAGTCTGTAAAAGTAGTTTAGTCACATTTTGTTTGCAAGGATGGAAAAAGTGATTAAACTCATATGCACCAGAAACCATTAAGTGTATTTTAAAATAGTAGAAAACGCATCATAAgacttgtgttttacatttacctcctagctttgttgagcaACCCTTCAGTTTTCTTTGAGAACTGAAACACAATACGAGTCTTGCAACTGGGAAGGccacacttaaagggatatttaacctcaaaatgaaaattctatcatcatttactcactctggTCACATgaaaagtaataataaataatacgcAATGGAATAAGCGTAAGAAAGCGTATAAGTTGACTTgtacaaaatgaaaaatgaatgatcacaaatcacaaattttttaagtttaactactgtcccaaacctaaacctaatatTTAAtttaccacagaagaaagaaaccatCAGGGCTTTGAACGAGTTGAGAAAAGCTAATTACAAGCCATTGATGTACATCAGTCGTTTACATTGAACATATTTGgctaatattttaaatatgtattaatgcACTGATCTttccattcttaaaataaagtgctggATTGGAGGCTTGCTAAAATTGGATGGCTGTATTGTATTGGTCTCTATGGGGATAAAAGTCACACCTTTTCATATAAGCAAAGTCGTATGCtatcttacgattttgccatTTCGTACTAATTATTACAAATTAGTGCCGTCTCATATGAGTTCTCATGACATGAGACTGTGTTGAAATGATCCAATTAAGCTGTGAATATGATATTTATTATAGACACAAAATTTGGTTTTCTCTTATGgaattttttttctgttattgcAGACCTCAGTAGAAGTGCCAGTTTGTCTGAGAAAGAGCTGAAGGAGGCCCGGACCAAGAGTCAAATCATTGCTGCTCAGCTCCAAGCCAATTCCAACTCTAAAGGCGTCCAGCTGTTCAACCGTCGCAGACAGAGAGTGAATGCTTTCACACTTGTGAGCGTTGCAGGAGGGGGATCGGAGGAATCCAAGAATGTAATTGATTCACCTTCTGACAGCCCACTGACATGGGACAAACAGCACTCAACTGAGGAGTTGCACAAGGAGTTGAATCACAGGAATAGCAAGACAAACCACAGGTGGTCAGCTGGCAGAACCTGTGGTACTAACCGTGTCATGGAGGATGCTTGCGAGGTTGCATGTGAGGATGTAGTGGAGGAGATTGGACAAGAAAGACAATTTCTCCCTGTGAATGAGAAGGATGAGGAGCTCTCAGAGGAGCCTACAGAAGCAGTGAAAGATAAGATTACTCTTAGAAGTGACAATACCTCTGCTGTTATAGACAGGGCTGTTCACATGGAAGCAGGAGCAAATGGAGTGCACACTGACTCAGTAGACTCCAATAAAGAAATCACTAATGGATTCAGTATGCAGTGCAATGGAAAAGTATCCAAGACAGTGACAAAACAGCTCTCCATCATAAACCGAACAGCTCGGCCATTTTTCTCTCCAACAACAATAGGCTCAGAGGCAGTAAGTCCAGTGATGGACATCCCTTCAGCCCCATCCTATGACTCTCCATCTTTACCTGCTTTCCAGGAGCCACCTATGGCAACATACTTTGAACCACAACCTTCAGATTGCTCAGAACCACCTTTCCCAGTGCACGCAAGACCTGCTTTCTCTCTACCACCTCCACCTTCATATCCAACCCCTCCACTCCCCACCTACTCCAAGCCTCCTCCTGATACATCCCACACTCCCTCACCACAACCTTCTTCCTACTATATACGCCCATCTGCCCACAGACCAACATTTGTTCCTGAGCTCTTAAGTGAAAAGAGGTCTATGAATCCAATTAGGACAGGCATCCTTGACGAGGGTCGAATTCGCAGAGGAACCCGTAAGTCGATGTTTACATTTCAGGAGAAGCCCAAACTGGCTCCAAATCCTGAGCTCCTCTCATTGGTGCAGGGAGCCGATAAGAAGAAGCAGAAAGCCCAGCCAGATGCAATGCAAGAGGAGGAGCTTCTGGCTCTTGGAGCCGAAGCCTCAAACTTCCTGGCCAAGGAGGAGAACGTTCACAAGGAAGCTTCGGTGCCAGAGTGGGCCTCGAGTTTGAAGAGCTCTAGGACACATGCCAGGATGGAGCACAAGCCTGAGCAAGCCCTGACTAATGCTTCGGGGAAAGGAGCGGAACTGTTTGCCAAACGCCAGACCAGAATGGACAGGTACATTTATGAAAACAAGGAGCGGCGGAGATCTCCTTCTCCTACCATGTCCTTACCTCCTTCATGGGTGTATCCATCCAACATGCCTGGTCGTGTCAAAGCCATTGTTAACACCTCCAATGTAAGTACACAGATTTCAAAGACGCTTCAAGCTCAGCAGGCCACTCATAAAAAGACTCTCCCTGCCAAAAAACCAGCACCCACTCCACCTCCAGAGATACCCTTGGAGAACGGCTGCACTAAATTTGAGATGGAGCTGTCGAGACATCAGCCATACCAGCTCAACTCATCCCTCTTTATCCTCAACCAAACAAGAGATCCCTATAGCACTCTCCCAAGAGCTGCCCCACCTCCTAAGCCTGTCATTACATGTAACTCCTTCTCCAGACAAACCTCCCTTCCTGCAAGTTCATTGCCATCACCATACAGTCCTTCTGCTGCTTACAGGTCGGCTCATTGCTTCTCTCCTCCCATCACACCACTCAGTCCCAGCACAGTGGGTAGCATCAGTTCCCCTGTGTCTCCATTAGCTCCAGAAGGCGTGGACTCACCTCGCTCTGGTACTCAAGCTTCACGACCCACCTTCTCTGCCAAGAAAGTTGGTATCACCCCACAGGTGTGGAAACCATCTTCATTCTTTTAATCCTTTCCATCTCTGTTTTTCCTTGCTTAATGTACTCTTTAGACCAAAGTATCATGGAAGGGCGGTAAAAAGGAACACATGAAGCTTACTGGCCACTTAGAAGTAATGAAAGAGCAGGTACAAAGAGAAAGTAATTCACTCTTAGTTTCATACTCAAATCTAGTCTTGTTTATTTAACTCTAGTTTATTTGTTGAGTTTTTGAGTTTGTGGAGGCAATAAATGTCAGGACCTTAATTTACCTAGTAACGGACTTCATTATAATCCATGAACTGGCCACCAGAGGGCCATGAAAAGAACCTTATTGATGATGAAGTTTTATTAATCAAGACAAGGTAGTTTGGTGCAGCTGTATGTTTTTAGAAGTAGCATGCTAGATATATTTTAGGTAAGAGACCAGTGTCTTTTTCCAGTTTTTGCCTCCAAGTTTTCAGGTTGGAGTATGGCACTGTCTCATAAAGCACTTTAGCAGATGGTGTCTTGCCATTTATGATCTAcagaatatattttaatatgattagaAAGATACAAGAGCCTCTATACTCTTATTTATGGTACCTGTTATTCTCCTTCCTAATTAGTATTGTATGCTGCTCTTTAATTTATGGATGTAGTTTACCGTTTGCATTCTGTGCGACAGTATGTATAGTGTGGTGCGATAAGTTCCAATGTAAACAAAGCTATAATAATATAAGTTAAATATTGTATTTGTCTAACCGTGTGGAGGTGCAGTGAGGTATTACTTTGACCTGACATCAGAAAGTGAAGTAATAATTTTTTGCTTGCAAGTTTTATGTTTTTCCTTTTATTCTGTTCTCTTTTAGACAAGTTTGTCTACTCCGCCcttaattaaaaaatgaaatcCTCTGTTTCTAATCTGTCTCTATTTTCATACTATTTTATCTTCTGCTGTTCACTAATGTGATATTCTGTATTTGTTGTTTGAttgtattgattttttcttctttttaagcATTCCCTATAATCAGTTGTTTCACAATGTTCAGGAGTATTTCTCCCTCCGTTATGAAGCACAGCCTTTTCCCCCACACAATACTTTTTATCTATACacttaacaaaacaaatatgtatcACAGAGAGCCGCTCACTGTGTGGTGTGCAGACCCAAAATGAAACTAGAATTTTTTTAACAGCAAATATGAAGTTGCCCTGTGCATTCCTGGCCTGCCCCAATGCACATCTGAGCAAAAACAGGCCCCCGTGGGCTTAAGCTTTAGACAAACGGCCTGACCTACGGCCTCCCTCATGCTTGACAAAACACATTTGCTGGTGAAAACCTACCCAACAGCCTCAACAGCGCAAATGCATATCTCAGTAAAGGTTAGTGGTCTTGGCAGAGTATATGCTAGTAATCTGAAGATGGCATGATATCCCAGTGTGCTGAGAAACTACTTGGACATTGAAAACAGCTCACTGTAATCGCAGAGAGCATGAAAAACCCTGATATTGATAACATCATATCTGAAGTTGCATGCAGTACCACCGGAGGCATTTTAGATGTTTCAATGGTGTGTTTGTGGGCTTGCAAATCATACCCCGACATATGCATTATACATGGCAGTAGCCTGGCAAGCTTGGAAGTTTGGTTTACAAAAACACAGGTATTGTGTGAAACTTTTGTGAAAAGTGTTATAGTAACTTGGGGTGTGATGGTATATTTGTGCCTCTATGCACTACTATTCCTCACAGTCTACATTTATAACAACatgttaataaaaaacaaatcatgaCATATTATGATGGTGAATATCACAAAAACTACCAGTTATGTTTCACCTAAAATTCAAAAGAGGGAAAATAGAAATGgtattttttattaagaaaatgaagctgatttttaagacaattttttattttattttattttaaattgtgacattattttcataataattaaagaaatgttgcaagttcaatacaagttcaactcaatcaacagcatttgtggcataatgttaattaccaaaaacataatttggactttaaactcgtttattaaaatacttacataaattaaataaacgtGGTTTCAGTAAGGCacctacaatgaaagtgaatttggccagtccataaacatttaaataaaaagttttatatagttcgggaggagcatgttcatttaatccgaccaatcacatcaccagagtaagcgtatataaacagctgcttacatcCATACTGCGATGATTCCTCCAGCATTTGGCTCCGCCTACTTACCCACGACAGATCATTGCAACAGTTTTGGATGACACACTACTCTGCGCAAAGCATTTGCCCTCATCAGATAAGCTCTTCCATCGCAATCGTTATGTTATTCACCAATGTGACGCAGCAGCCACAATTCATATTTCGTGGCAATGCTGGCTTCCAATTGAACTGTTTGTGACAAGGAGGTgggcgtggccgggctgtgaggcACTAAATCAGCTGATCAACGGGAAAGCGAGATAGAGGGGcggccggagatgccggttcgggAGAGAGACACACGATGCCGCgttgtgtgtgtgtccttatgttttatgttggttaagtttatgttgaccattaaactttatgttgactgttcagccggttcctgcctcctccttgcccaacctttaattgttacagtggtgccgaaaacgGGGAGGGAGGAGGAGGCTGTTGTGGAG
This region of Xyrauchen texanus isolate HMW12.3.18 chromosome 23, RBS_HiC_50CHRs, whole genome shotgun sequence genomic DNA includes:
- the LOC127617289 gene encoding synaptopodin 2-like protein, giving the protein MECKHEPVRRGDSWGGPTATTYSTRDKTGAERSLEGTDLKKDTLERHSTNILHKDDYCGVKGKPGRTSCIGQMELKTNLSRSASLSEKELKEARTKSQIIAAQLQANSNSKGVQLFNRRRQRVNAFTLVSVAGGGSEESKNVIDSPSDSPLTWDKQHSTEELHKELNHRNSKTNHRWSAGRTCGTNRVMEDACEVACEDVVEEIGQERQFLPVNEKDEELSEEPTEAVKDKITLRSDNTSAVIDRAVHMEAGANGVHTDSVDSNKEITNGFSMQCNGKVSKTVTKQLSIINRTARPFFSPTTIGSEAVSPVMDIPSAPSYDSPSLPAFQEPPMATYFEPQPSDCSEPPFPVHARPAFSLPPPPSYPTPPLPTYSKPPPDTSHTPSPQPSSYYIRPSAHRPTFVPELLSEKRSMNPIRTGILDEGRIRRGTRKSMFTFQEKPKLAPNPELLSLVQGADKKKQKAQPDAMQEEELLALGAEASNFLAKEENVHKEASVPEWASSLKSSRTHARMEHKPEQALTNASGKGAELFAKRQTRMDRYIYENKERRRSPSPTMSLPPSWVYPSNMPGRVKAIVNTSNVSTQISKTLQAQQATHKKTLPAKKPAPTPPPEIPLENGCTKFEMELSRHQPYQLNSSLFILNQTRDPYSTLPRAAPPPKPVITCNSFSRQTSLPASSLPSPYSPSAAYRSAHCFSPPITPLSPSTVGSISSPVSPLAPEGVDSPRSGTQASRPTFSAKKVGITPQIKEETPAPITSSGSTNPMSRTSNLSRHFTSPDVTSSVVWSPSSPPMTYTSSSPIYKPTPTPPSPRPIHKSIMTCPSSSPIHKHIATSTSPGTYYKPTATSPMSPPWETRCQSPAITQDTKANHHLLAKNIINAAKRKNSPSPGALSGHNLPISPVSGSIVPYEHKHISPFQPRMQGTQFPSPSPTRMIHSPVRLYNTRSLTDSDASVESEDSGLRSPGVRTYNTCPRGWTGSLQVKRGSMPEDL